Proteins encoded in a region of the Zunongwangia endophytica genome:
- a CDS encoding TonB-dependent receptor: MKIFWIGLFLSLFSYNSYSQDYNKYTLSGKVLSETGDALDGAYIKINEQYYWTSSDGDYSAKLTEGDYQLQVSIIGYQSVDTLVHLTENSVLNFELERAVNGLDEVLLEGHQHKKTSQNVLYVDNEYLEDQFNGSLAASLEKLPGFNAMQIGSGASKPIIRGLGLNRVAIAENGVKQEGQQWGADHGLEIDALQVENLEVIKGVGSIAYGSDALGGVVRINNNTIPKEGISGSLYSFTKSVNNSLGSSVKLAYRKNDWFAKAKVTGLTYADYKLPAKQISYLNFDIPIFDEQLKNTAGKELDWYGQFGVIKDNFTSTISVSNVYQKSGFFPGSHGIPDISRVQPDGDARNIEEPFQRVTHFKVISNSDFDFENGKLDVDLSYQKNHRQEWSLFHTHYAGQEPPEINPNLELDFDLSTYGAKATYHHNFNKEHETQVGVDFQWKDNTIEGYNFLLPEYQSANYAMFAIHEFQPSSENLWTLGMRFDYGTIDMKGFYDPNLYEFLIGNNQSEETANSYAQRSRDLDRDFSSFNIRLGWDHEFDKHWSSKINLGTAFRLPTAIELGANGIHHGSFRHEQGDPDLDPEKGFMADISLNYAQNSWKINLSPYAYFFSNYIFLKPSGTFSLLPHSGQLYSYTESEALLTGFEFSIDKQIARWHIGLAGEYLYNQQLTSNSSRNFPLPFTPANNLFTEVGYQLFNSSEIFDNSEISINNRLVMEQERIAQGEEITPGYGLWGLGFRSDLKFNKFQAKVNLRVDNLFNKKYFNHTSFYRRLQIPEMGRNIQLSIKIPFGQS; the protein is encoded by the coding sequence ATGAAAATCTTTTGGATAGGTTTATTCTTATCCCTGTTTTCTTATAATTCTTACTCGCAAGATTATAATAAATACACGTTATCAGGTAAAGTTTTATCTGAAACAGGGGATGCCTTAGATGGCGCTTATATTAAAATTAATGAACAATATTACTGGACATCTTCAGATGGTGATTATTCGGCAAAGTTAACCGAAGGTGATTACCAACTTCAGGTTTCCATAATTGGTTATCAGTCGGTTGATACTTTAGTTCATCTTACAGAAAATTCAGTATTAAATTTTGAATTAGAACGAGCGGTTAACGGTCTCGATGAAGTTTTGCTAGAAGGACATCAACATAAAAAGACAAGTCAAAATGTTTTATATGTTGATAACGAATACTTAGAAGATCAGTTTAATGGATCTTTAGCGGCAAGTTTAGAAAAACTACCGGGCTTTAATGCAATGCAAATAGGATCTGGAGCTTCTAAGCCAATTATTAGGGGATTAGGTTTAAATAGAGTTGCAATAGCAGAAAATGGTGTAAAGCAAGAAGGACAGCAGTGGGGAGCAGATCACGGGCTAGAGATCGATGCACTACAGGTAGAAAATCTTGAAGTGATAAAAGGCGTTGGCTCTATTGCTTATGGTAGTGATGCCTTAGGTGGAGTTGTTCGAATTAATAACAATACTATTCCTAAAGAAGGTATTTCGGGTAGCCTTTATAGTTTCACTAAAAGTGTAAACAACAGTCTGGGAAGTTCTGTAAAGCTCGCTTATAGAAAGAACGATTGGTTTGCGAAAGCAAAAGTTACGGGGCTCACCTATGCAGATTATAAATTACCGGCAAAACAGATCTCTTATCTAAATTTTGATATTCCCATATTTGATGAACAACTTAAAAATACAGCCGGAAAAGAGCTGGATTGGTACGGCCAATTTGGAGTAATTAAAGACAATTTTACCTCTACAATTAGTGTAAGTAATGTATATCAAAAATCCGGATTTTTCCCCGGTTCTCATGGTATACCAGATATTAGCAGAGTACAACCCGATGGTGATGCTAGAAATATAGAAGAGCCATTTCAGCGGGTAACTCACTTTAAAGTGATTAGTAATTCCGATTTTGATTTTGAGAATGGAAAACTAGATGTAGATCTTTCTTATCAAAAAAATCATCGGCAGGAATGGAGTTTATTTCATACACATTATGCAGGCCAAGAACCACCTGAAATAAACCCTAATCTTGAGTTAGATTTTGATTTATCGACTTACGGTGCTAAGGCAACTTACCACCACAATTTCAACAAAGAACATGAAACTCAGGTAGGAGTCGATTTTCAATGGAAAGACAATACAATTGAAGGTTATAATTTTCTTTTGCCAGAATATCAGTCGGCTAATTATGCCATGTTTGCTATTCATGAGTTTCAACCTTCTTCAGAAAACTTATGGACGTTGGGAATGCGTTTTGATTACGGAACCATCGATATGAAAGGATTTTATGATCCTAATTTATACGAATTTCTTATCGGAAATAATCAATCTGAAGAAACTGCAAATAGCTACGCTCAAAGAAGTCGGGATCTGGATAGAGATTTTAGCAGTTTCAATATAAGGTTAGGCTGGGATCATGAATTTGATAAACATTGGAGCAGTAAGATTAATTTAGGAACTGCCTTTCGTTTGCCAACCGCAATCGAACTTGGAGCTAACGGAATTCATCATGGTTCTTTTAGACACGAGCAGGGTGATCCAGATTTAGATCCAGAAAAAGGCTTTATGGCCGATATTAGTCTAAATTATGCCCAAAATTCATGGAAAATTAATCTTAGTCCGTATGCATATTTTTTCAGTAATTATATTTTCCTAAAACCTAGTGGTACATTCTCTTTGTTACCACATTCTGGCCAACTTTATAGTTATACAGAATCTGAAGCTTTATTAACAGGATTCGAATTTAGTATCGATAAGCAAATAGCACGTTGGCATATTGGGCTGGCGGGGGAATACTTATATAATCAGCAATTAACTTCAAATAGTTCACGTAATTTCCCATTGCCTTTTACGCCGGCCAACAATCTTTTTACTGAAGTAGGTTATCAACTTTTTAATTCTTCAGAAATTTTTGATAATTCAGAAATAAGTATCAATAATCGATTGGTTATGGAGCAGGAAAGAATTGCCCAGGGAGAGGAAATCACGCCGGGTTATGGATTGTGGGGATTAGGATTCCGTAGTGATTTAAAATTCAATAAGTTTCAGGCTAAAGTTAATTTAAGAGTAGATAATCTGTTCAATAAAAAATATTTTAATCATACCAGTTTTTATCGCAGACTACAGATTCCAGAAATGGGTAGAAATATACAACTAAGTATTAAAATTCCATTTGGGCAATCATGA